In a genomic window of Bombina bombina isolate aBomBom1 chromosome 8, aBomBom1.pri, whole genome shotgun sequence:
- the LOC128638647 gene encoding suppressor of cytokine signaling 3-like, with translation MVTLRWSCFHRCLRPSSIFAAMSSQAAQLSYHYKSFCGDYEQVETALERLEASGYYWSTLSGTDAKKLLSDQPVGSFLIRDSSDHHHLFTLSIHTSAGIINLRIKLDGTSFYLETVAGAENPPTFPCVVKLVEHYMRLTASGESDSNLCYIEGKDQPIPLMLTQPLNSKVVSLQYLCKRTVVANMPSEASSCEENLEDLTVSKMLRNAFKN, from the coding sequence ATGGTCACACTTCGTTGGAGTTGCTTTCATCGCTGCCTTCGCCCATCATCTATCTTTGCGGCCATGAGCTCTCAGGCTGCCCAGCTATCCTACCACTACAAGTCATTCTGTGGGGACTATGAGCAGGTAGAGACTGCTCTAGAGAGGCTGGAGGCCAGTGGTTACTACTGGAGTACCTTATCTGGTACAGATGCCAAAAAACTACTATCTGATCAACCAGTTGGTTCCTTTCTTATTCGGGACTCTTCAGATCACCATCATCTTTTTACTCTTAGTATTCACACATCTGCTGGCATTATAAACCTGCGTATTAAGCTTGATGGTACATCGTTTTACCTTGAGACAGTGGCAGGGGCAGAGAATCCACCAACTTTTCCTTGTGTGGTGAAATTGGTTGAGCATTACATGCGTCTGACAGCATCAGGAGAGTCAGACTCCAATCTATGCTACATTGAAGGGAAAGATCAGCCGATTCCACTTATGCTTACACAGCCATTGAATTCTAAAGTAGTTTCTCTGCAATATTTATGCAAAAGGACAGTGGTGGCAAACATGCCATCTGAAGCTTCTAGCTGTGAAGAGAACCTGGAAGATCTTACCGTGTCTAAAATGTTGCGGAATGCCTTCAAAAATTAA